ATTAGGACATAGAAAAGTTGACAATGCAACTATCATGAAACACCTTAGCACATCTTTAGTGGACAGATTGTTTTTGTCTTTGTCATCAAGCAATTTGGATCCAAAGAAGTATATGAGTGGTTTTGTCTTCCCATAATGGTTTTCAAAAAACTCTTTCTTCATTGTGATCAGTGTTGATTTCAGCTCCTCCAATTGGGATACCGAGTACAGCATGTACAGTATGTGGTGTGATAGGATGGTATTCCCATTGACACATATATCTGAACAGCTGACATCTGTGTGGTTTGCAATCCACTTGACAAATGAAAATGGAACGTTGCATCTCTGGAAGCTTAACAATGAAGAAAATGCAGATCCTTCGATTATAGACTTTTGTCTCAAGCTAAGGCCATCAATAATATTACCAAAATATGTAACATTCAGTCTGCTTCTTGGTTTAGGGGAATCAGAATCAAAGCAGAAATCTTGTTTCGTAGCTACTTTTGGATTCTGAATAAAcaatgatgaagaagaaacaTTTAAAATCATTGTTGATGTCTgagtaaaaaaatctatagagaaaaaaatgccattatgtctatttttcaatcaaaaaattgtaaaaaacataaaaaatgcaaaaaagtaCCTTGTGTTTATGTTTGATTGATTTAGCATTCTTCGCCTCCCTCTTCCTTTTTGATGACATAGAActctaaataataaaaatagaaaacataaaaatattgttagataaaaacattttatagaaaaaagagaaaatgttataaatttttttatgagtttACAAATAGAGGTTacttaccaaattttttagagtgttaattaataaatcttttttaatGTACTTCTCGAAATAGTCAGATCCTTCTGAATTCCCATTTGATTCGAAGCTTATTTCCCCTATGTGCTATACtgatagaaaaaatgaaaagtaaaacacatcatctaaaaaaagaaaaaaaaagatggggaACTAAGAAACAGGTAAGAAATGCAGTTTGCATAGGTCAAAAGCCAccaaaacataaaacaaaaacatacaTTTCAACAAGTAGCACTACTGACTAAACCTTTCACTTTTATAGTTAAATTAGCTCATCGTCCTTCAATAAAGATAGTGGTTTTTCTGCAAAATGCAAACTCCGTAGTCCAAtctaaatcaaaaaatatccAATCAAAAGGACAtgtactattttttaacaaaaaaaatctaggcATTTGGAGCTTCTTTCAGAGACACTaagtaaaaaactaaaaaaaatactaccaaAAATATGTCAGCGTTAGAattcaataaaattaaatatagagttaaaTAATTCACACACTATGAATATTTATCCACCTATGTATGCCCCCAAAAATACACTTAAAATAATAACACAGAGTTAATGACACCAGCACATAGaatggttgaaaaaaaattaaggctAGGGTACAATGTTTGTACAACTGCCAATTTTTCAAAAGTTGATTAGTTACaagcaaaagaacaaaatagaAGTAATCTAATAGTATATAGTTGGGAAAGCGTTCACATGTTACTCCGAAACAAACAAGTATCAGGATCTAAAAAGAGTGCTGCAGTTTCAGATTTTTGGGTTCTAAAAAAGCAGGATTGAGTGAGAACCTACTGAATAACtttattctaaaaacatcatcaaAAAGAGAGTACTGTGTGACTATATAAATCGATACCCTGCTAGCCAAACAACACAACCACATGAATTTCAAAATcaccttcctcttcctcttcctctgttGTCCCTCTTCCTCTTTGATGAAACAGAAcactagaaaaagaaaaagaaaaaataatgttttatgttaatatagagataaaaatgtaaacattttaaaaaataggttaaaaaatatatgtgccaagtttctcaaaatatcaaataagtCGCCATGCATGCTGAAATCATCAGAATCTTCAGATCCACGTGATCTCACATAGTCAGTATCTGAATCCTTAGTATCAGAACCATTGTGCGAGATGTAATCATGTTCTGAAAGTGTTTCTTCCATTGTTGTGTTTTGACTGCTGAAAAAGAAgtatttaaaacaaatttatttgtacaaGGATCAAGTTAGGATAgccaaaaaagagaaaaagaaaaaactaaagtaGCAGTAGCCAATATGACTTGATGtaccaaacaagaaaaatattcctataaaaaatagcTATTAGCTAAACAAATCATTATGTAGGGATTTTGTGCTGAAACAGAAATGCATCCTAGACCTATAAAATCTTGCAGCAAGAGGAACAGGGAGATAATGCACCTTAGCATTCCGTAGTTGCagaaatatattgaaaaaCATGATCATGGCAAGCAGAAAAACAGAAAGCGAGgcacatatttgaaaatgagAAGTACAGAAAAATGGGTAGTTCAATAGATTACATAgagcaaaaatatataaaaatgcacATTATTTCACCTCTAATGACTATTACCATCTACTGCCATGAGTTAAACAAAATCATCAGGGACGGGAAAAAACCTGTGTTTATATcacattaattttattaaggAGCACATGTTGAGTTCTAGCCAaagaaaaatgccaaaaaGCATCTTGGTGATATCAATTACCAGATAGGCTATTTTTGCTTTTCTCATAGATTCtaataagaaaattaaaattattgccACTTTCTTAGTCAAAAATGTAGAacaggataaaaatatttgcacaTTAATATTCTCTGTGATTTTGCATATCCAAGTTGAGGTTACTATAAAAACAAGTAATTATACCCTACCCCCAACTACTAACAAAGACACTGAGAAAAAACCAGGTCATACCCACTAAGAGtaaaaaatgcaaaacaaaaaacaataagACAGTGCCATATACATGAAATGGACAGTcccatatacacatatatatacctgcACGACCTTTGTCTGGTTCCCATTCACAGAAGCACGGTCTCTCTTACGGAGTTGAGCACTGACTGATAGCAGTGAAAAGGTAACGAATCTGAACCACGGTCTCGATGTCGTTTATGATTTGCACAGAGCGAACCAAAGAAATTTCAGTCAGATCTAAGCAGAAGACACCGAACGAATCAAAACTATTTACCCCCAAAATCATGGTAAACtaagacaaaataaaaatgcgCAAAACTCATCAATGCTCCTCCATAGCAGCTCCCCCTACCCCCACCACACTGTAAAAACCTTAAACAAAACTGAACACTATCACTGTCAGCCATACCTGAAGAATTGCATTGGCTGACGAAGCTCACGAATCccactccccctccctcctgcTGCGGCAGATGAATCGAGCTCTCCCGCTTCGACAGACGAATCACGCTCTCCCACTTCGCCGGACGAATCTCCCTCGCTTCGCCTCCATTCTGCCAGAATCATCAGTGCTTCCAGATAAATCATGAGGCACACAGAAAAAGCATCGGTGGAAAAAATGTCTTCTTCGTATATCATAAGCAGAAAAATAGAATGACTTAATTCTTATCACTTAGGTGGCAAACACATATAAGTTAAGTTATCCAAGATTATAATTAAAGTTACACAATTTTATAGCCGAAGTTGCACATCACTGAGATCggcaaaagtgaaaataacTAGTAGGTGCAATTTTCatgtataatataaatttgacGATCAATACAACAACTGATGAGCTGCACACAAAAATTCCTATTTTCCTGCACATTATACATTGCAAGCTTGCAAAAAGAATGTGGTGCTAGAACCCCGGTTGAcaatactaaaaattagtcaacaAATGTAGTAGTCTGAAAAGATGCTAAGATTGAGGTCATGGTGTGTCTCCATCCTGGAGCAAGCACACACGTGCATCCCGCACGCATGCGCACACACTCTCTCTTAGTTTTGATTTGAACAAATCAATAGATGCACAAATGTAAACACCGAAGTTGTATTAAATCGTAACTTAAGTTGCAGAAATTTAAAACTGAAGTTGTGAATTACTGAAAATGCAAACTATAGCAACAAAGAGTGTGCTATTTGTATAGAAACATGTGTACAATTATTAGTTTTAGggttttatcattaattagATACATGTTTTGTCATTAGAATCAAAAATGACGGATGAAAATAACAGAAAAATGCTCAAAATGCCTAAAACTCATGTATTGTTTGAATCTAATTTATGTAGGATATCTTGAAACACGGCAAAAATTTTCCATATCTGCTTATAAAATGAGCCACTATATTGAAAAAGATTGTTGAAACAAATGAGCCACTTTTTTTTGCAGACACTTgggaaaaaatgtttttcttcATACAtcataaacagaaaataaaatgtctTACTCTTGTCACTTAGGTGCCAAACATGTATAAGTTTAGTTGCCCGAGTTTATAATTAAAGTTACACAAATCTGtaggtaaagttgtacatcaCTAATATCTGCAATTGATACAACTAGTGGGTGCAAATTTCATGGATAACGTAATGTtgagaaatcaaaaaataacaacTGATGAGATGCACAAAAATAAGTTGGttgaaaatactaaaattatataaaaaagattacaAACACTTAATGACATAACAGACCTGAATGTGTTCTACTCGAAGGACACTTATATTTAGCTAAATGGAAGATTCATTGGGGTGTCGttaaggaaaaagagaaaagccCAATTGACTGATCAAGTGAACAATATGATTTTCTAGGTTGTTCTAAAACTACCAACCAAAAGCTATTATGGTTTCACCACTCAACCAGAAAACTCTTACCGCTACTCAGGTGGCACTACATCAAAAACATAATATGCTTCCATATTTTCACAAACTTGAGGTAAAAAGCAAGCGCGGAACCAACAAAAAATGTTGCTCAGCGAGGTTTATTGCTTACTGACATCCAGATTACAAGTGCCACGATATTtacatgtgaaaaatatatccAGTACTGCTTTAAAAGGCAACTATACCCCCTCCTGGAACTTGGTACATATCACAAAAAGCCCCAATAACAATCACCCTAGAAAAAGGAGTCTTGCTTCTGCTAATAGCACTATCTCAATACTATCTATGCTAATACAATGGCACCATGCTTAGCAAAAAGGGGACAAACAGACACAAATGCTAAGCATCACAGGTCACAAAACTAACTTGATATGTTGAACAATGCCCCTAAATTAGAACTCAAATTAGAACTCAGTAGCCAGATCCATCTCAAGGGAGACACTGCATGAGTTGATAGTTCAACGTGTACTACTTCACGAAGCAGTGCTCCACCCCTGTGAGGTGTCAGTGACCAATTTATTCACCTCTTCACAAAATCATCCACAAACCCACAACTATGGGGAGAAACCAAACTGCATGAATCGCACATTTACCTCTTCACAAAAAGAGATCCAGGTATGCCCTCCCCCCCAAGATGATGGAGATTCTAAAACTAACCGACAGAATCGCTAGCTGCTAGAGACATGACAAATCCACGTAAAACCCCTATctcaaaaatccaaatcaggcagagcaacaaaaaaaatctccaaaactTACCAGGAGCATGGCGTCAGCACTCAGCCGTACCTGAAGAATGGCGTCGGCTGAGGAAGCTCACGAATCGCGCTTCCCCTGTCCCTCCCGCTTCGGCAGGCGAATCGCACTCTCCCGCTTTGCCGGACGAATCGCGCTCCCCCATCCCTCCCGCTTCGGCAGACGAAACGCGCTCTCCCGCTTCGCCGGACGAATCGCCCCCGCTTCCTTCTACCAAAATCGTCGGTGCTTCTAGATGAATCACGAGGCACACAGAAAAAGCATCGGTGGAAGCAGAACGAATCGCCCCCTTGTCACCTCCCTTCTGCCAGATTTGTCGATGCTTCCCGATGAATCACGAggcaaacagaaaaaaagcaTCGGTGGAAGCAAATGTGAGACAGCAAAAAATCCCCCATGTCGGCTTGTTCGAGGTGGATTTTTATGTGGGCCGCGGGTCACTATTCTCAAAATTCACAGCCCAACAAAGCCCAAAAAGAATTAGTGTTGCTTCCCATCGGACCGGcgggcaaaaacaaaattaacgtTGGTTCAAAACAGAGGGTAGCTACGATCAACTGACACCTATCAGAAACGGCAGTCGACTACCaaatagcaaaagtgaaaaaaaatagctgtATATATCTAAGTGAATATAGAGACCGGGTAAAAATACCCTTACATAAAAGTCAGATGTGCGCCGGTATTCAATTTTTCCCGGCAGACAAAACGATGGCTGAGATAACGTGTCCCGGCTGACGGCTGTCATAGATACAGCGGTTATAAGTAAGGGAGTTTAATAGAAATTCGATCGATCTATAAAGATAGAATCACAGAGATAAAACAATTTGACGCACGCATTGTAAAACAAcctctatttaaaaaaataaaggtgtATATAGTGCACAATTCAAAAATGCATCACACgtttttatgatatatatagtgaCCTAGCTAGCGTGTTGCAATTATTTAGCTAGGTCGATCCATTTAATTCGACGGATGATAGCGTTGAATTATGCAGCTGCAACGTTGATGTCTTCCTGCTTCTTGAACAGCTTGCGCTGGACGTGCTGCTTGAAGGTGCGTGGCGGGAAGAGCGGCTTGTCGGCGACGCCCGCGAGCAGCAGTAGCTCCGGCACAGGCTCCAGCACCACGgactccggcggcggctcgcaGAAGACGACAAAGGACACGCGCACCGCCTCGCGGCTGACGAGGCCgcggtggagcacgctggtgTAGCGCCCACTCGCGAGGATCTCCAGGGCGTCGCCGATGTGGACGACCATGGTACCAGGCTCGGAGCGCGCGGTGATCCAGCGGCCGGCGTGGTGCACCTGCAGGCCCGGCACGCCGTTGTGGAGGATGAAGGAGAGCGCGCTGACGTCGGTGTGGGcctcgacgccgacggcgaggtcaGGCTGCGGGCACTTGGGGTAGTAGTTGATCTTGAACTGGAGGAGcaggtcgtcgtcctcgtcctgCTCCTGTCCTGACCGGAGACGCCGCTCCAGCGTCTCTTCCGGCAGGCCGAGGCCGAGGGAGAGGATGGCGAGCAGCTTGGAAGCGAGTTCCCGGACGCGAGCGCCGAAGTCGCTCGTCACGGGCACGTACTCCGGCGGGTTCGCCGGCCAGACGGAGTGGTCGGCGAGGTGGTCGGGGTGGACGAGGTGGAACAGGTAGTCCTCCCACTCCCTCTGCCCGCTGGCGTTGGCGGCGAGCTTGCTGCCGTACCCCTGcagccgccccgccgccgggtcgTTGGCGTACCTCTCCTTCTCCGCGACGGGAAGCGCGAAGAacgcctcccccgccgcgcgcAGGCGGTCCATCACGTCGTCCGGGATGCCGTGGCCGGCGACGTGCATGACGCCCCActcctcggccgccgcgcgcaccGCCTCGACGCACGCGCGCTTCCCGTCCGGGTCTCCTCCGTCGAACGCGGCGATGTCGACGACCGGTATGCGGGCGGGGTCCTCGGAAGCGGCCCGGGCCGCGATCTGGAGGGCGTCGCCGAGACCggcgcgctcctcctccggtCGGACGTACTCCGGCGGGATGGCGGACAGGCCGCTCAGGCTGAGGGACTCCACTCGCAGCTCCACCTCTGTCGTCATGTCGGCCCGCCGGAcggttgatcgatcgatgtgcGTACtcggccgacgacggcgatggcgatgcaGAGGCAGCGGCAAGGCTATATCTTCTCGATACTGCTCGTGCTTAATTACGagctaaaattcaaatttttaaattttaattggaagttgattttgaagttttttaataaagtttatttcctaacttaaatttttagattactaacaatacatatataaaattttatttataaattattttttcgtttgcaaataagcATCCATACCAACCGATTAATTTTGTCAAAACTTAAACTACCACCGGGAAACGAGGATACAGATTCAATAATATTATCCCGTGACATtctgtcactgacatgtgagccCTATATGTGCCTAGACCCACGCGGGactcacatgtcagtgacagaTTGTCACGGTAGAATATCACTGAATCCCCGTACGGGGAACGAGATCCCGCAGTACTGCACTACTTAGGTATGTATATCTAAAATATGTGAGGTATCATTCGttccatttaattatttcactAACTGTGCTTATGATCATTTATTTAACTTGTTCGACCTAACCTTGTCATTATTTTgggtttggactttggagcATGTGTTGTCCAGCgtgattatatatatcatgtgtATGTCCGTCTAATGTGCGTGAGCTGCAACGAATCTCGTCTCGTTGTCATTGGTTAGATCGAGTCACAATTAAACAGAGTCTGCGTGCGTTTGGGTGTTGctgtgttaattaatttgtcataagATTATTCTGTTCTCACTTTTGTTCTTCACGAGTCTCTGTCTCTAACCTaggtcatgcatgcatcttcgTCTCATTCAACTGACCAAAGTATAGTGTACTACATAAGATCAATTGGGttatatatgtactccatatatatttttctatcttGCCCTCAGAAGCATAAGAAAATATCGATCTTTCATCAACGTTAGCTTTTAGTACAATGCTCGCAAAGGCATTTGCCACTCAATGTGATAGTATTGGGCACGTTTTATCGAGGTCCTTCTCTGTTCactttcttatatttataagtcaattttaaatattaaaattaaaattaaaataattttataggtttttaattgtaatttattttctagcctttgattatatattactacgtacacgtatataaaagttacctataaaatatcttttaatcattaagagaccattttgcttatgtttaatataagcaaaaaagataAGGCTTATATATTGAGCGGATTACTACCATGCTACTCCCCCAATCCAAGAAGAATCCAggtaaatatgaataattagatgtctagatttatcctcaaattaattttttatagtacaAAGGAAgcatttacttaattatatggacaaattaaaatttctaaaaaataaacttaatcctttggtttcaaataattttcataGGATCGATGATATTTaccttttaattttgattgctcgatttttcaaaatatttgtttatatttaaacgCTTATATACTTGTTAGTTAGAGATTTATAATATCTGCCTTCTCTTTTATCACtgaatttgtatatatcaagTGTGTCATGACGCAAGATAACGTAACTTGAAATCCCGGATGAAAAATAGATGCATTTAGATGGCAATGCAGATGTTGAATAGtcccaaattaattataaagagATCTAATATAGCAGCAGTGTGAGAGATCCTCATCTCATGGCTATATTTTGGAGCACCCTATACGatggtaaaaatgaaaagtaaaaatagAATTAGAGCCTAACTAGCCTAACATGCTCAGTTCGATGGACCATACGGACCTATGGGGCCACCAACAATAAACTTTATTAGAGAAGAAACATCTAGCACAATCTAaaattctctctcttctttatcTCTGGTGTAAATTAACGATGAGAAATTTTAAAGATCAAGCTTGCACTTTTATATTTCTTGCCGCCAGCGAAGTATGAAAATGAGATTGGTACCAGGATAGCAGTTCGTAGGACTCGTTAGAACCGTACCGGGATAACGGTTCCGTATGATTTGATTCGTTGTTTTTCGGCGCGCACTTTTTTGCGCCACTTGCACAATGGTAAGGGAGCGGGTGTGACAATTTGTTGTTAAAAATTAGACGCGTGATTTATAATTGGATCCCACTTTTAGTTGCATAACACAGCGTAATAATGTCAGGTATTCTTGGTGTTTTCGTGAGTTCCATTTGCATCCAAATTGTGTTTGGGATGATAAAAACGTATATACATGTACAGTACTAATTGGTTGTTAATTTGTTCCTGCAATACTGTTTGTGCAGTCATTTGTTTCCCTCTTGTCAGAGTCAAAATGAAAGTTTCTTCTCGATCCTTGGAGTATCTCCAAccgctcatctaaatttaatcatgcatatctttatttggataatcattcaaaacagtttcatcattcatatttttttttactctagcaaatcatccatatatgacatcctctatatttatttgaagGATGAacagaaaacatataaatatgaaatttctttctcttaatatagatgacataaaaaaattagaaaataaaatagatgtttCACTGTAGCTTAATTTACATTTCATTCTCTATTTAtttcattctctatttctaTAATAGaggatgatgagatagatggaCTATTGGGGACATTCTTTCCTTAGTATTTCCAATGCAAATACAAGCAGCAAATCTTATGTTAAGAAAGAAATGCAAAGGGAACTGTTCTCATTGCACTTTCATACTGCATTAGAGGAAAAATGTTGCAAACACACGTTTTAgatagggggtgattgtttggtgtttcaaaaaaaaaaaccaaacatatttataaatcaaaaataatttgtgaaaaaaacattcataaacatattcttagcgatttaaaagccaaagttagaaaataaactttgatgaaaaaagctcaaaatttaaagttaaaatttcaaatttcagcttataaacataagcataaggaAAAAGACGAGTGTTAATCAAGTACAATCTGACCATGTTTTAACAAAACTTCAAAATGTTACTATCGCCAAAATGAGTAAATTGGTCGTTCATATCCTGTTGTGGCATTAACTAAATACATGGTGAGCATCTATTACAACCAAGCTGACACGAAACATCAGTGCGC
This is a stretch of genomic DNA from Oryza brachyantha chromosome 1, ObraRS2, whole genome shotgun sequence. It encodes these proteins:
- the LOC121053936 gene encoding leucoanthocyanidin dioxygenase 1-like — encoded protein: MTTEVELRVESLSLSGLSAIPPEYVRPEEERAGLGDALQIAARAASEDPARIPVVDIAAFDGGDPDGKRACVEAVRAAAEEWGVMHVAGHGIPDDVMDRLRAAGEAFFALPVAEKERYANDPAAGRLQGYGSKLAANASGQREWEDYLFHLVHPDHLADHSVWPANPPEYVPVTSDFGARVRELASKLLAILSLGLGLPEETLERRLRSGQEQDEDDDLLLQFKINYYPKCPQPDLAVGVEAHTDVSALSFILHNGVPGLQVHHAGRWITARSEPGTMVVHIGDALEILASGRYTSVLHRGLVSREAVRVSFVVFCEPPPESVVLEPVPELLLLAGVADKPLFPPRTFKQHVQRKLFKKQEDINVAAA